A genomic segment from Aegilops tauschii subsp. strangulata cultivar AL8/78 chromosome 1, Aet v6.0, whole genome shotgun sequence encodes:
- the LOC109743411 gene encoding uncharacterized protein yields MSPLAAPALNHPAPGPSHLPHSVTFSIQIAPSSFGGPVLPLEVTWPQSRQVRLPGLEPLEVAGDAHRSRSIRRRANMNQSLGDCQRQHGAEHGRALHAGRRHQQHQFHQMVLNCSSLGNWCKIYTKTISSLGLEPIDTLRTSASCRCKVWQLVRVTWVCIASWRTGGDGD; encoded by the exons ATGTCGCCGCTGGCGGCGCCGGCGCTGAACCACCCTGCACCAGGCCCCTCCCATCTACCCCACTCCGTGACTTTTTCCATTCAGATCGCGCCCTCGAGCTTCGGCGGCCCAGTCCTGCCTCTCGAGGTGACGTGGCCGCAGTCGCGGCAGGTCCGACTACCGGGTTTGGAACCCCTCGAGGTCGCCGGCGACGCGCACAGATCCAGATCCATCCGGCGGCGAGCCAACATGA ATCAGTCTCTTGGGGATTGTCAGCGGCAACACGGAGCTGAACACGGACGTGCCCTTCACGCTGGACGACGGCATCAGCagcatcaatttcatcagatG GTGCTAAATTGTTCTTCTCTGGGGAATTGGTGCAAAATCTATACCAAAACAATTTCAAGTCTAGGACTGGAG CCTATTGATACTTTAAGGACATCGGCATCATGCCGGTGTAAG GTTTGGCAGTTAGTCCGTGTTACTTGGGTCTGTATAGCTTCCTGGAGAACTGGTGGTGATGGAGACTAA